In a single window of the Deltaproteobacteria bacterium genome:
- the trpB gene encoding tryptophan synthase subunit beta, with the protein RLTEKLGGAKISLKREDLAHTGAHTINNTLGQALLARWMGKKKVIAETGAGQHGVATATVTALFGMACRVFMGVEDIARQAPNVRRMELLGARVVPVSSGTGTLKDAMNEAMRYWVGAVADTFYVIGSVAGPHPYPMMVRDFQRVIGDEARCQILETEGRLPDMLVACVGGGSNAMGLFYPFKDDEVVEMVGVEAGGTGVATGKHSATLGAGTVGVLHGSKSYVLQTEDGQILEAHSVSAGLDYPGVGPEHSYFKDLGRARYENVTDDEALAAFHTLSRTEGILPALESSHALAWAMKEAPRHDEKTIMIVNLSGRGDKDLEIVTSRMQEKKEEALP; encoded by the coding sequence AAGGCTCACGGAAAAACTGGGCGGGGCCAAAATCTCCTTGAAGCGCGAGGATTTGGCCCACACCGGCGCACACACGATCAACAACACCCTGGGCCAGGCCCTTCTTGCCAGGTGGATGGGCAAGAAAAAGGTGATAGCGGAAACCGGGGCCGGTCAGCACGGAGTGGCCACCGCCACGGTGACGGCCCTGTTCGGCATGGCATGCAGGGTCTTCATGGGGGTGGAGGACATCGCCCGGCAAGCGCCCAACGTGCGCCGCATGGAGCTTCTGGGGGCCAGGGTGGTCCCGGTTTCGAGCGGCACGGGAACCCTGAAGGACGCCATGAACGAGGCCATGCGCTACTGGGTTGGGGCGGTGGCCGACACCTTCTATGTCATCGGCTCGGTTGCGGGGCCGCATCCTTACCCCATGATGGTGCGCGACTTCCAGCGGGTGATAGGCGATGAGGCCCGGTGCCAGATTCTCGAAACCGAAGGGCGTCTCCCGGACATGCTGGTGGCCTGCGTGGGCGGCGGCAGCAACGCCATGGGGCTTTTCTACCCCTTCAAGGATGATGAAGTCGTGGAAATGGTGGGCGTGGAAGCCGGAGGCACCGGCGTGGCCACGGGAAAGCATTCAGCCACACTTGGGGCCGGAACCGTGGGAGTGCTTCACGGGTCCAAATCATACGTCCTCCAGACAGAAGACGGCCAGATTCTGGAGGCCCACTCGGTTTCCGCAGGCCTCGACTACCCCGGAGTGGGGCCGGAGCATTCCTACTTCAAGGACTTGGGCCGGGCCCGGTACGAGAACGTGACGGACGACGAGGCCCTTGCAGCCTTCCACACACTCTCGCGCACCGAGGGAATCCTTCCGGCCCTGGAAAGCTCCCACGCCCTGGCATGGGCCATGAAGGAGGCTCCCAGGCACGATGAAAAAACCATCATGATAGTCAACCTTTCCGGTCGCGGCGACAAGGATTTGGAAATAGTCACCAGCCGTATGCAGGAAAAGAAGGAGGAGGCCCTCCCATGA
- a CDS encoding tryptophan synthase subunit alpha has protein sequence MNRFEKTFESLKSKRQKALVGFVTAGDPDEFISMDVIRAMCEGGVDILELGVPFSDPTADGPVIQRSSQRALKKGMNLKKVLKMAADIRAFTDIPIVIFSYYNPLLAYGAARFYEDATKAGVDGLLVVDLPVEESLELTGAWPGEDICLIRLIAPTTPPDRMEMIAEKSSGFIYVVSMTGVTGSGGLSREVVTNTVLTLKSYTGLPVCVGFGVSTPDHVSAVIRVADGVVVGSAFERLIESNVGQPDLPKKMKNYVGLLKRATFLG, from the coding sequence ATGAACCGCTTCGAGAAAACATTTGAAAGCCTGAAATCAAAACGTCAGAAGGCCCTGGTGGGTTTCGTCACCGCCGGGGACCCGGACGAGTTCATCTCAATGGACGTCATAAGGGCCATGTGCGAGGGCGGGGTCGACATCCTTGAACTGGGTGTGCCCTTTTCCGACCCCACCGCAGACGGCCCGGTGATCCAGCGCTCCAGCCAGCGGGCGCTGAAAAAGGGCATGAACCTCAAAAAGGTCCTTAAAATGGCCGCAGACATAAGGGCCTTCACGGACATCCCCATCGTGATTTTTTCCTACTACAACCCGCTTCTGGCTTATGGGGCGGCGCGTTTTTACGAGGACGCCACGAAGGCCGGGGTTGACGGGCTCCTGGTGGTGGACCTGCCGGTGGAGGAATCCCTGGAACTGACCGGCGCATGGCCGGGAGAGGACATCTGCCTCATACGCCTCATCGCCCCCACGACTCCCCCGGATCGCATGGAGATGATAGCGGAGAAGTCATCGGGCTTCATCTACGTGGTCTCCATGACGGGCGTCACCGGGAGCGGCGGGCTTTCGCGGGAGGTGGTCACCAACACGGTGCTCACCCTCAAGAGCTATACCGGGCTTCCCGTCTGCGTGGGTTTCGGCGTCTCCACCCCGGATCACGTTTCGGCGGTAATAAGGGTCGCGGACGGCGTGGTGGTTGGCTCGGCCTTTGAAAGGCTCATCGAATCAAACGTCGGCCAGCCAGACCTTCCCAAAAAGATGAAAAACTACGTGGGCCTTTTGAAGCGCGCCACCTTCCTGGGATAG
- the aroB gene encoding 3-dehydroquinate synthase — protein MQTVKVEGKAATSLVHVGESLKNLGRYCPENSVIVTDKTVAAIYGSLFPPFPVITTGQGEGEKTLASIEKIYQRLLDLNADRSSFLVGVGGGVVCDMTGFAASTFMRGIGFGFVASTLLAQVDASVGGKNGVNFSRYKNMVGVFAQPKFVICDTELLKSLPEDELANGFAEIVKHGAMADAAYFRYIEENAEKALALNKEVIDRLVLRSVEIKAAVVSADEREAGERRKLNFGHTIGHAFEKVLGISHGRAVSAGMAAAARMSVSRGLLSRADEERLTTLLVRLGLPVSLSADKNALFDAVTKDKKREGGSIKFVLLKGLGQAVVEDIPLDEIRDVLSSISF, from the coding sequence ATGCAAACGGTGAAAGTTGAAGGAAAGGCCGCGACAAGCCTGGTTCACGTGGGCGAAAGCCTGAAAAACCTTGGCCGTTACTGCCCGGAAAACAGCGTGATCGTTACGGACAAGACGGTAGCGGCCATATACGGAAGCCTGTTTCCTCCGTTTCCGGTGATCACGACAGGGCAGGGGGAGGGCGAGAAGACCCTGGCCTCCATCGAAAAAATCTACCAGAGGCTATTGGACCTGAACGCCGACCGGTCGAGTTTCCTCGTCGGCGTGGGCGGCGGAGTCGTGTGCGACATGACGGGCTTCGCCGCCTCCACCTTCATGCGGGGCATCGGCTTCGGTTTCGTCGCGTCAACCCTCCTGGCCCAGGTGGACGCCTCGGTTGGGGGCAAGAACGGGGTCAATTTCTCCCGGTACAAGAACATGGTGGGGGTCTTTGCCCAGCCCAAATTCGTAATCTGCGACACGGAGCTTTTGAAGAGCCTGCCCGAAGACGAGCTGGCAAACGGCTTTGCTGAGATAGTCAAGCACGGGGCGATGGCGGACGCGGCCTACTTCCGCTATATCGAGGAAAACGCCGAAAAGGCGCTTGCTCTCAATAAGGAGGTCATCGACCGGCTGGTGCTGCGTTCTGTGGAGATAAAGGCCGCCGTGGTGAGCGCCGATGAAAGGGAGGCCGGGGAGAGGCGAAAGCTCAACTTCGGCCACACCATCGGCCACGCCTTTGAGAAAGTGCTGGGAATTTCCCACGGCAGGGCCGTGTCTGCGGGAATGGCGGCGGCGGCCCGCATGTCGGTCAGCCGGGGCCTTTTATCCAGGGCCGACGAGGAAAGGCTCACCACGCTTCTTGTACGGCTGGGGCTTCCCGTGAGCCTCTCCGCCGACAAAAACGCCCTTTTCGACGCAGTGACGAAAGACAAGAAACGCGAAGGCGGCTCGATAAAATTCGTGCTGTTAAAGGGCCTGGGCCAAGCCGTTGTGGAGGATATCCCGTTGGACGAAATTCGGGACGTTCTATCCTCCATCAGCTTTTAG